From the genome of Synechococcales cyanobacterium T60_A2020_003:
GCACCACCACCCGTAGAAATGTGGCTCATCTTCTCGGCAACACCAACCTTTTCAACTGCCGCGACCGAATCTCCACCGCCGATGATGGTGGTGGCTCCGGTGCCAGTGAGGGCGGCCAGGGAGTGGGCGATCGCCTCCGTTCCTTGAGCAAACTTATCAAACTCGAATACACCCATCGGGCCATTCCAGATCACGGTCTTGCAATCAGCCAAAACATCTTGGAAGACCTTCACGGAGTCAGAGCCGATGTCCAGACCCATCCAGCCATCGGGAATTGCCTCAACGCTAACGGTTTGGGCATTGGCATCGGGGGCAAAGTTATCTGCAACGACAACGTCAGTCGGCAGCAGCAGCGCGACTCCCTTTTCCTTCGCCTTTGCTTCTAGGGACTTCGCCAACTCTAGAAACTCATCTTCCACAAGGGACTTACCCACGCTCAGACCCCGCGCTTTGTAGAAGGTGAAGATCATGCCGCCGCCAATCAGGAGCTTGTCTACCTTCTCCAGCAGGGTTTCGATTACGGTAATCTTGCTGGATACTTTGGAACCCCCGATGATCGCAGCCAGGGGACGCTTCGGCTCTTCAATGGCACTTTGGAGATACTGAAGCTCTTTTTCAATCAAGAATCCGCCAACGGCAGGCTTCAGATAGTGAGCAACGCCTTCGGTGGAGGCGTGGGCGCGGTGGGCAGTACCAAAGGCATCATTTACATACAGATCCGCGTTGGCCGCCAACTGCTTTGCAAATTCAGGATCGTTCTTTTCTTCTTCGGCGTAGAAGCGAACGTTCTCCAACAGCGCAACCTGACCGTTCTGCATACCTGCGATCGCGCTAGTAACGGCATCCCCAATACAGTCATCACACTTGATCACCTCTTTCCCCAGCAGTTCAGACAGGCGCTTGGCAACGGGTGTCAGCCGCATGCTGTCTACCACCTTACCCTTGGGACGACCAAAGTGGCTTGCCAAAACGACCTTGGCACCGTTGGAGGTGAGGTACTGAATCGTGGGTAGCGCCGCCCGAATCCGAGTATCGTCTGTGATGTTGCCTTGGTCATCGAGGGGAACGTTGAAGTCCACCCGCACGAAGACCCGCTTCCCCGATAGGTCAGCAGACGATAAATTTGCTACAGTTTTCTTTGACACCGCATTAACCCCCTAACTAAGTCTTCTTACCTGTCGCCTATTGTCTTATAAATGTGGCATCTAATAAATAGTCATCGTTTGATGATTTGATCGGTATAGGGACGTGGGGAAAATGCAGCGTTGCATGCACGGCGATTTGCAAACGCGATCGCACACGTTAGTACAGGCAGCAGACCGATGTTTAAGAAAGTCCTGTTTCCCATTGACCATACCCGCGAATCCCTAGAAGCCGCAGAAACGGTGATTCGCCTCGTTCAGTTTTGCAATAGTCAGTTAACCGTCCTGTCCGTTGTCCCAGAGCCAGAAGAGGGGCAAGAGGCTCCGTCTTTTGAGGTGATTGCCCAACTACTGGAGAAGGTCAAATCCTTGTTTAGCCAGCAGGGAATCCCTGTGGAAACCTTGGAACGCAAGGGTAAACCCGCCTTTGCCATTTGTGATGTGGCGGATGAGATTGGCGCTGATGTGATTGTGATGGCCTGCCGAGGGTTAGGATTAACGGAGGAAGGGGCGTCAGATAGTGTCAGTAATCGGGTGATTAATCTAGCTCCCTGTCCGGTTTTAGTCGTGCCCTAGGCGTTTTGGCTGCTGAGCCTCGTTTTCTATGGTTGCTCGTCCCGGTCAATCTTTACGGGCGTTCGCACAGCGCCGTCGTCGTCAGGCTGGGCTTTTGCTTGGGCTAGCGGTTTTGTGCTTGAGTGCGCCGCTGTGGCTGCCGTTGGTCTGGGATTGGCTACTGGGGCGATCGCTCACGATTGCTTGGTGGGGATGGCTCATTTGTATCCTGCCGGCTCTCGTGTGTGGTCAACAAATACGCCTGTGGTGGCGACAGGCCAGTGCGGCTGAGCAAGGGGCAGAACAAGCCGAAAGCGTGGCGGATCGCTTGATTCCTCTCCAATACCTGGGCTGGCAGGCGAATTACGGCATCCGGGAACCCTACGCGGGGACGACGGATATTCTGCTGACCTCCCCCGCAGGGTTTGCCTACGCGATTGATGTGAAAACCCATCGCGGGCGGGTGGGCAGTAACGGTCGCCAAATTTATCGGGTCACCAGTCGGGGGCGATCGCCCTTTGAACGGGATTTTGTGACCTTGGCGCGGCGGCAAGCAACGACACTGAAGAAACGGCGCAAGTTGCCAACGGTGACGCCGATTGTGACCTTTACCAACAGCATTGTGGACGTTAATCCCAATCCGGTGGCGGGGGTTCACATCGTGGCAGTGGATGCGCTGTACGAGTATCTGCAACAGTTGGAGGCGATCGCTCTGGCTGCTAACGAATCCGACGCCTCCAATGACACTAACCAGAGCGTTGACCCCTAAGCAAGACTGAGACTTTTCAACCCTTTTGGCGTATGCTTGTCTAGCCGCCACAATCCAACCGAATCATGACCTCTTCTCCTCCAATCCAATGGTATCCAGGGCACATTGCCAAAGCCGAAAAAGCCCTAACCGAACAGCTTAAGAAAGTGGATGTTGTTTTGGAAGTCCGGGATGCTCGTATTCCCCTCGCGACGGCTCATCCCCAAGTGCCAACGTGGGTGGGCAGCAAGGAACGGCTGCTGGTGCTGAATCGGGTTGATATGATTCCTGGCTCCGTGCAGCGGCAGTGGACGGCGTGGTTTGAAGCCCAGGGGGAAATCCCCTACTACACCAACGCCCAGAAGGGTAAAGGGGTGACGGCGATCGCCAAAGCAGCGGCGAAACTGAGCGATCCGGTGAACCAGCGGCGGCGCGATCGCGGGATGCTACCCCGTCCGGTGCGGGCTGTAGTGATCGGGTTTCCCAATGTGGGTAAATCGGCGTTGATCAATCGCTTGCTGAATCGGCGGGTGGTGGAAAGTGCCCGACGACCAGGGGTGACGCGATCGCTGCGCTGGGTGCGAATTTCTGATGACATTGAGCTATTGGATGCGCCCGGAGTTCTCCCCTCCCGACTGGAGAATCAAGACGCGGCCTTAAAATTGGCCCTCTGCGATGATATTGGGGATGCGGCCTACGACAATCAGCGGGTGGCGGCTGCCCTGATTGAACTGTTGAAATCTCTCTACAACCAGCAGCCAGAGGCAATACCGCTACAAACCTTGAGCGATCGCTATCAGCACGACCCAATGGAAATGACCGGAGAAAGCTATCTAGTGGCGATCGCTGAGCAGCGCTATCAGGGCGATGTTGAGCGGGTGGCGCGGATGATTCTCCATGATTTTCGGAAAGGAACGTTAGGCGCAATTCCCTTGGAGTTTCCGCCGGACGCCTAACATCGTCCTGCCCTACGGTTTAGGAAAGGCCACATTCTGCAAAATCGTGAGGGGTTCGTAGGTTTTGAGGTGGGCTAACTGGTCGTGGTTGCGAACCAGAAGTGCCCCGGCAAAGCCCAGGGAATTCACGGCAATTCCGTCAAATGCATCCTGCGATCGCGGCACGAGCATCATCCAGCGACGGGTGGCCAATAGGTTGTAAGCCCCGCTTTGGCGATCGCTGCCGGGAAGGTACGGCAGATCAACCGTAGCCAAGAGTGTGTAATACCTATCCAGTAAAACGTGGGCGAGGTCGATGGGGGATGCCGTCCAGTCCAGATCCAACGGGGCGATCGCATGATGGTAGGGCAAGGGTGAGGCGATCGCAAGCGAAGCCTGGGACAGCACAGGGGCGATCGCGGCTTCAATTGGTATGCGGATTCCGTTCGGCACAATGGGCAACGGCACAATCTGCAAGTGTTTGTGAGGCTGGCTAGCTCCAGCATCGCGCCCCGCATTGTAGAAAGCGAGGCCATCAATTTCCGCCATGCAGGCCGCCAACGCCTCGAAATCGCGCAGGGTCAACCAATTCTCCTGATCTTCGTACTCGCGCGTGATGATCAGCAAATGGTGATCGACCACGTTGAACTTATTCAGCAGACAGAGGTGTGTGGGGGACAGATCCGCAACAAATAAATCAGTCTCATAGGGCAAAAAGGGATTAAACGGTTTGCCCTCGGTCTTCGGCTTTTGGGCATCGGCCTGTTGTGCTTTTTCTTTTCGAGCGATGTTGGCAAGAATCCTGACGAGAAACGGAATTCCCGCCTGTTCGATCTGTTCGTAGGTAGTGGGGATGGAGTGCAGTGCACCGCAGGCTAGTGCCGTAGCGGATCGTTGGATGGTGCGTTCCCAGAGGGTATTGGGCGACAGGATAATCGTGGGTTGATGGGAGAGATTTGAAGCTGGCATAGCAGACAGTAGGTTCCAGGATTTAGTTCAGCAGCATTGAGCGTTGAGCATTACCAGTGATAACTCGACTGAAATCAGTGCCATTTAACTGTGCACCCGAAAAGTCGGCATTCGTCAAATCTGCACCTCGAAAGCTGGTGCCCACCCGTGCGGCCACAAAGGTAACCATGGTGCCGACAATGTTCCGAATTAGTGTATTACCCCGCCCTCGACGCAGCGTCCGCCAGCAGGTGTAGGCACTCAGAAGCGCAATACTGATCGCCATGACTATCATCAGCAAATCCACGTGCTGAGGGTTAACCACCAGGGCAGCAAAGGCAAAAACGCTAATCAGAACGGCAGCGATCGCCTCAGTCACGATATACGCTGCGATCGCGACTACAACCCCCGCCAACCCCGCCAAAATCACGGTTAGATAAGCAATCATCACGGCGATCGCCACGGTTCCGGCAATGGGAATAGCCTCGGAGGTCAACCCCGCAACGGCGATCGCGACCACAAACGCAATCGCAAACAGGCTGAATCCGGCTTCCACTTCCCAGTACCGCGCAACCAGCAGAAACGTAACCAAAATGGCTGTTATAGTCCATCGCGCCAGGGCTGACTCAAACCCGTACTCAGCAAATTCTGCGATCTTAAGCGCCGCTAGCCCATTGATACTACTGAGTAACAGTCCTAGAAAGGTGCACATGACCAGAGTGGTTAAAAAGATGGCGATCGCCCACCCTTTACGGAGTCCAGCACGGGCTTCGGTGAATAGACAGTCGCTTAAACGCGCATTGGTAAAACTGGCCCCTCGGATATTGGTTTTGCTGAAGTCTGCGCCTGCTAGATTCTGCCCTGCAAAGGACTCGCCTGCCAGGTTTTGTCCTCTAAAGTTTCGTTCACCCCGTTGATATAGCCAAACGACTTCTTCTGCTCTCATGGTGTGACCTCCGAATCTATAAGCCTGTATTTAACTCCTGCATCAAACTCAACGGTGATGAACACCCAACATTATCCTCTCAATGTAGGACAAAGTGGTCGCATCTATCATCTGACTTTGGGTCACGATGCCAATGTAGACTTGCGAAATCGATTGCAACACCCAAGGCGGTTAAGACGACACCAACGCCTTCGAAACAGGATGGGGCGTAATGCCGCTGACTTGGAGCAAATCGGCAATGGTGGGACAGTACACCGGAAGACCAAAGGTGGCAGGCGTAACCGAATCGGCGTGAGTAAAGTGGCGGTAGCGCAGACAGAACCGATCCCAATCACTGACCTGCACGTTGAAAAGCTTAATTAAAACATCAGCGAGTTGGAGGGAGACCGGAATTCTAAAATAAATGCGCTGGTTGAGATACGCGCAAATGTCCTCCACAGCCTGGTTGACGTGCATAGCCGGATTGCCCAACACGAGTGTACGGGACTCACCAAGGGCAGGCGGATGATCGACGAGATGGGCGACCACGGTGGCAATATCCTGGGCGTGGGTAAAGTGAAAACTGCCGTCGGCCTGGAAGAAGCGCACCAGCGGCATCCACTTCATGACATCGGCTAATCCCGCCGAGATTTGGGAATAGGGTTTGCGATCGTCGCCGCCGAACACCAGGGTGGGAAAGAGGGTGGTTACCTTAGGGGCGATCGCCAAGGTTTGAATCTTTTGATGGCACAGGTATTTAGAGCGGATGTAGGGGGTGCCGAATTCCAGGGCTTCGGGCAGAAGGGTATTATCCCGTCCCAAAATGCTCTCGGTGGAAAAATAGAGAACCTGCTCACAGACCGCTGGATCGAGCAAGCTCAGGAGTTCAAGGGTCTTACCAACGTTGATGTCGTAAATATCGTCCCCACCCCAAACCGTCGCCGTTAGAACCGCAGTGTTGATGGTTTGCAACAGACCGCTGAGGGCATCAATTTCGCGCAAATTACCTGGAATCACCGTAATCCCGGATCGTGCCTGCGTGTCAATTAACAGTTTCTTCGGGTCACGAACCAGCAAGAACAGTTCGTGAGTAGTCTGACGAATCAGCGTTTCGGCCAGATATTGCCCCACACATCCGCTTGCACCTGTAATCAATATTCGCTTTTGTTGCTCCGCCACACCCAACTCCTCACATCCCGCAAGCCATTAGAACATGCAACCTAAATCTACCGAGTTCAGGACAATGCATAGAAACCTTTTGGGAAGAATAGCAGGTTTAGGGCCAATCGCCTACTTTAATCGTCTCTAAAATACTCCTTATGCTTAGAGGCAGTATGGCGACCATTCCCTTAAAATCAAGGGGTTAATCGGTTAAACCTCCTACAGAGGAATACCCGTGTAGCCGACAATGTAGCGTTCTAATTCGCTGATGGTTTGGGAAGCCAGGTTGCCATCAATGTGGACTGCGATCGCCGCACTGCCGCCAGTAAAAAGGCGGGCTTATCCAGTTCCAGCATGGCCGCCAGGTCAAAGGGCAGCGACAGACTGGGCAAGGGGGCTGGAGTGGGTTCGAGAATCAGGCGGTCATTTTCATCGCCGACAGGGTATTGAGCTTGTAGCTCTCAATCATTTCTTCCATAGAAACCGCTAGCGGATCGTCGTAGGCGCGCCCCCAACCGACGTTATTGACCAGCGTTGAAACGCCGCCAAAGGCTTCAACGGTTGGGGCGACACACTGTTCGATATCGGCCTCAACAGTAACATTACAGCCAATATTTGGCAGGAATTGATGACAGCCAACGCCCGTTTAACTCAGGAAATTGAACAACGTAGACAGATTGAAGCCCAACTCCGCCGTTCCGAGTTAATGCTACGCACGGCTCAGCAGGTTGCTCAGATCGGCTGTTGGGAGTTTGATATTCACACGCGAGAAACCTTTTGGATCAAAGAACTCTATCTCATTCATGGTCTTGCCCCCGTGGATCAGCTCCCACCGAAGCAGAGGTGTTGGCCATGATTCATCCTGACGATCGCCAGCTTCATGAGCAGGCCATTCGAGCCCCCGCCCTTAGAGGAAAATCGTTTGAAGCTAATCTACGCATCATTCGCGAGCCAACGACGGTGCGGTGCGATATATCAATGCTCGTGGCGGTCCACTGTTTGACGCTGATGGAGCCATGATTAAGCTCACTGGAACAACGTTCGATGTCACCCGTTGGACTGCTACCCCCTGACTGCGTTAGCAGAGTACTTCATAGATGCCCTCAGCGTCGGGACGTCGCACCCATCACGTGCCTTTATCGTGGTTACTTTAAAGGCCGCCAACAGGGGCGATCGCCCCTCCTCCCAAAATAGAGTTTGGATTTGTGTTTAAGAATGAACAGCTAATAACTGATCCGCATTCTTTGCCGTTTCAAAGAAGAAGCCAACATTCTCCTCTGGGGTGTGTTGGAGAACGCCATGACCCAGGTTGAGGATGTGTCCCTTATTTCCGGCTTTGCGGATGGTGTCAATGACGCGATCGCGAATAAAGTCCTTGGAGGCAAACAGCGCACAGGGGTCAATATTGCCCTGAACGCCCACATTCGGCCCCAAACGACGACGGGCATCCGCCATATCTACGGTCCAGTCTACGCTGACGATGTCTACACCCGACTCGCCCATCAGCTCCAGCACGCCAGCGCTACCGCTGATGTAGAGAATCATCGGCGTATCAGGGTAAACAGCCTTCACCTGACGAACCACCTGCTGCTGATAAGGAAGCGCATACATGCGGTAGTCTTGCGGGCTAAGCTGTCCCGCCCAGGAGTCAAACATTTGCACCACCTGAGCGCCCGACTCGATCTGATAGCAAACATAGCTGGCGATCGCGTCGGCAATCTTGCTCAAGAACTGATGCA
Proteins encoded in this window:
- a CDS encoding phosphoglycerate kinase, whose amino-acid sequence is MSKKTVANLSSADLSGKRVFVRVDFNVPLDDQGNITDDTRIRAALPTIQYLTSNGAKVVLASHFGRPKGKVVDSMRLTPVAKRLSELLGKEVIKCDDCIGDAVTSAIAGMQNGQVALLENVRFYAEEEKNDPEFAKQLAANADLYVNDAFGTAHRAHASTEGVAHYLKPAVGGFLIEKELQYLQSAIEEPKRPLAAIIGGSKVSSKITVIETLLEKVDKLLIGGGMIFTFYKARGLSVGKSLVEDEFLELAKSLEAKAKEKGVALLLPTDVVVADNFAPDANAQTVSVEAIPDGWMGLDIGSDSVKVFQDVLADCKTVIWNGPMGVFEFDKFAQGTEAIAHSLAALTGTGATTIIGGGDSVAAVEKVGVAEKMSHISTGGGASLELLEGKVLPGIAALDNA
- a CDS encoding universal stress protein, with the translated sequence MFKKVLFPIDHTRESLEAAETVIRLVQFCNSQLTVLSVVPEPEEGQEAPSFEVIAQLLEKVKSLFSQQGIPVETLERKGKPAFAICDVADEIGADVIVMACRGLGLTEEGASDSVSNRVINLAPCPVLVVP
- a CDS encoding NERD domain-containing protein, with the protein product MVARPGQSLRAFAQRRRRQAGLLLGLAVLCLSAPLWLPLVWDWLLGRSLTIAWWGWLICILPALVCGQQIRLWWRQASAAEQGAEQAESVADRLIPLQYLGWQANYGIREPYAGTTDILLTSPAGFAYAIDVKTHRGRVGSNGRQIYRVTSRGRSPFERDFVTLARRQATTLKKRRKLPTVTPIVTFTNSIVDVNPNPVAGVHIVAVDALYEYLQQLEAIALAANESDASNDTNQSVDP
- the ylqF gene encoding ribosome biogenesis GTPase YlqF, which encodes MTSSPPIQWYPGHIAKAEKALTEQLKKVDVVLEVRDARIPLATAHPQVPTWVGSKERLLVLNRVDMIPGSVQRQWTAWFEAQGEIPYYTNAQKGKGVTAIAKAAAKLSDPVNQRRRDRGMLPRPVRAVVIGFPNVGKSALINRLLNRRVVESARRPGVTRSLRWVRISDDIELLDAPGVLPSRLENQDAALKLALCDDIGDAAYDNQRVAAALIELLKSLYNQQPEAIPLQTLSDRYQHDPMEMTGESYLVAIAEQRYQGDVERVARMILHDFRKGTLGAIPLEFPPDA
- a CDS encoding phosphorylase; this translates as MPASNLSHQPTIILSPNTLWERTIQRSATALACGALHSIPTTYEQIEQAGIPFLVRILANIARKEKAQQADAQKPKTEGKPFNPFLPYETDLFVADLSPTHLCLLNKFNVVDHHLLIITREYEDQENWLTLRDFEALAACMAEIDGLAFYNAGRDAGASQPHKHLQIVPLPIVPNGIRIPIEAAIAPVLSQASLAIASPLPYHHAIAPLDLDWTASPIDLAHVLLDRYYTLLATVDLPYLPGSDRQSGAYNLLATRRWMMLVPRSQDAFDGIAVNSLGFAGALLVRNHDQLAHLKTYEPLTILQNVAFPKP
- a CDS encoding pentapeptide repeat-containing protein, yielding MRAEEVVWLYQRGERNFRGQNLAGESFAGQNLAGADFSKTNIRGASFTNARLSDCLFTEARAGLRKGWAIAIFLTTLVMCTFLGLLLSSINGLAALKIAEFAEYGFESALARWTITAILVTFLLVARYWEVEAGFSLFAIAFVVAIAVAGLTSEAIPIAGTVAIAVMIAYLTVILAGLAGVVVAIAAYIVTEAIAAVLISVFAFAALVVNPQHVDLLMIVMAISIALLSAYTCWRTLRRGRGNTLIRNIVGTMVTFVAARVGTSFRGADLTNADFSGAQLNGTDFSRVITGNAQRSMLLN
- a CDS encoding NAD(P)-dependent oxidoreductase, producing MAEQQKRILITGASGCVGQYLAETLIRQTTHELFLLVRDPKKLLIDTQARSGITVIPGNLREIDALSGLLQTINTAVLTATVWGGDDIYDINVGKTLELLSLLDPAVCEQVLYFSTESILGRDNTLLPEALEFGTPYIRSKYLCHQKIQTLAIAPKVTTLFPTLVFGGDDRKPYSQISAGLADVMKWMPLVRFFQADGSFHFTHAQDIATVVAHLVDHPPALGESRTLVLGNPAMHVNQAVEDICAYLNQRIYFRIPVSLQLADVLIKLFNVQVSDWDRFCLRYRHFTHADSVTPATFGLPVYCPTIADLLQVSGITPHPVSKALVSS
- a CDS encoding uroporphyrinogen decarboxylase, whose protein sequence is MTGSQIPYLLRATRGEVLDRPPVWMMRQAGRYMKVYRDLREKYPSFRERSENPDIAIEISLQPWRAFRPDGVIMFSDILTPLPGIGIPFDIIESRGPIIDPPIRSQEQIDALHPFDPHESLPFIRTILQTLRQEVGNEAAVLGFVGAPWTLAAYAIEGKSSKDYINIKKMAFNEPAMLHQFLSKIADAIASYVCYQIESGAQVVQMFDSWAGQLSPQDYRMYALPYQQQVVRQVKAVYPDTPMILYISGSAGVLELMGESGVDIVSVDWTVDMADARRRLGPNVGVQGNIDPCALFASKDFIRDRVIDTIRKAGNKGHILNLGHGVLQHTPEENVGFFFETAKNADQLLAVHS